The Bacteroidia bacterium region CCGTTCACAGGCTAGGCTTAATCGACTATCAAGAGGCCTGGGATTACCAGTTGGCTTTGTTCAAGGCTACCATCGACCGTAAACTAATAAACCGAGATTTACCGAAAGAGCAGCAGGTTCCAACCGAAAACCATTTCGTTTTTTGTCAACACCCACATACCTATACCTTGGGCAAAAGTGGCGACGATAAGCATTTACTGGCCAATGAAGCCTTGTTGCAGAACATCGGAGCCAAATTTTACCACATCAACCGGGGCGGCGATATAACTTACCACGGTCCCGGTCAACTGGTAGGATATCCCATTTTTGATTTAGATAATTTTTTTACCGACATACACAAATTTATGCGTTTGATGGAAGAAGCAATCATTCGATTTTTAGCCAAATACGGCTTAAAAGGCGAACGTTGGGAAGGCTTTACCGGGGTGTGGCTGGATGTAGATAAACCTTCCCGTTGCCGAAAAATTTGCGCCATGGGTGTCCATACAAGTCGCTGGGTTACTATGCATGGCTTTGCCTTGAATGTGAGCACGGATTTAAGCTATTTCGACTATATCATTCCATGCGGCATTGAAAACCGGGGTGTTACTTCCCTGGAGAAGGAATTGGGACAAAAGTTTGATTGGGAGCAAGTGCGTTTGGAGGTTTTGAAAGAGTTTGAGGAAGTATTTGAATTTGAAGGGGTAAATCAATAATATTTTTTTGGAAACGTAGCGTTCATCTTTCAAGCCAATCTGTGGCCCCGCTTTCCATTGCAAGTCCGGCCAGCCCACTTGCCATCGCATTCGGGCTTTTCATTGCAATCGGGTTTAGACCCGTAGCTTTTTCGCTTTCAAAGGGGGGAGGGGTATTTAAGCCCTTGCATAATCAAGCTCTTTGGGCAATTTTTATTAAAAAATGAAATCAGGCTTTCCAAATTATAAATTAGGCCATTCAATATAAATTATCTGTTTTAGGTAAAAACATCAGACTTACATTTGCTTTATGGAAAAGCCATTATTGGAAAACCTTCACATTAAAAATTTTAAATCTATAAATGATTTAAAAATTGATGGTTTCAAACGAATAAACCTATTCTTAGGAAAACCAAATGTTGGAAAATCCAATATCCTAGAAGCTTTGGGTTTGTTGGCTCCTCATTACTATCAATCGAGTGGAATTGTTGATTTCAACAACCTCGTACGATGTGATTCTTTAGGATCTCTATTTCATTTTGGAAACATAAAAAAGGAAATTTCAATTATTGCAAATAATAACGATTTCGCCTATTATGGGGAACTAAAGGATTATGGTGTTGTTTTTGATGGATTTTACAGAAATTTAGACAAATATTCTGAAGATTTACTTCTAAAGTTCCCAAATATAAAAAATACACTTCCATATGAAATACCAGTAAACGGCATTTGGTTGGCAATTGGAGATAAACTTCAAATAGATTCTTGGGGACGTGGAATATTTAATATCGACTTAAAAGAATATTTCCCCTCCATTAAACGCTACAAGTTTAGTAATTCTGAAACATTTTCATCAGGAGAAAAATACAAAGAGAACTTCTTAATGCCACCTTTTGGTAAAAACATTCTTTCTATGAATGTGAATTTTCCTGAATTAAGGAAGGAAACCATTTCACTTTTTAATGAATACAAAATTGAGGTTGTTTTCGACCAGGCTTCTAATGCATTAAGAATTCAAAAACGTTTGAATGAAAACGAGGTATTTGGAATGTCATTTGGGATGATTTCTGACACATTAAAGAGGCTTATTTTCCACCTAGCAGCCATTAA contains the following coding sequences:
- the lipB gene encoding lipoyl(octanoyl) transferase LipB — encoded protein: MQQATVHRLGLIDYQEAWDYQLALFKATIDRKLINRDLPKEQQVPTENHFVFCQHPHTYTLGKSGDDKHLLANEALLQNIGAKFYHINRGGDITYHGPGQLVGYPIFDLDNFFTDIHKFMRLMEEAIIRFLAKYGLKGERWEGFTGVWLDVDKPSRCRKICAMGVHTSRWVTMHGFALNVSTDLSYFDYIIPCGIENRGVTSLEKELGQKFDWEQVRLEVLKEFEEVFEFEGVNQ
- a CDS encoding AAA family ATPase, with protein sequence MEKPLLENLHIKNFKSINDLKIDGFKRINLFLGKPNVGKSNILEALGLLAPHYYQSSGIVDFNNLVRCDSLGSLFHFGNIKKEISIIANNNDFAYYGELKDYGVVFDGFYRNLDKYSEDLLLKFPNIKNTLPYEIPVNGIWLAIGDKLQIDSWGRGIFNIDLKEYFPSIKRYKFSNSETFSSGEKYKENFLMPPFGKNILSMNVNFPELRKETISLFNEYKIEVVFDQASNALRIQKRLNENEVFGMSFGMISDTLKRLIFHLAAIKSNKNSLLIFEEPEAHSFPPYMIKFAQEVINSETNQFAIATHSPYVITDFLEDAFSDTAIFVVYYENNQTKVKQLTDAEMHDALQHGVDILLNIENYIPQS